Part of the Mytilus trossulus isolate FHL-02 chromosome 2, PNRI_Mtr1.1.1.hap1, whole genome shotgun sequence genome is shown below.
CTGAAAGATTGGATATGCAATATCTGAAAGtgtaagatgtctgcatgttgatattaACGAATGATGCCAATTTTTCGATGATAACATTTAGTAGATGTGTCGACttgtttgtgatatcgaaaacccttgTGTGAAATCTTTTCAGTAAAACATGAATTTCATTCGTAAAAACAAttacattgttacatacacgattGAATCGAACAAGTTGGGGTATATAAAACTCCACAGGATGGTGACAATGGAACATCATCATCTAACAATGGACAATTaataatagaaaatgaaaagtcatctcttaaatcaaaaaatttggtattaagcttcccgttaaACTATATAGATATCATGTTCTAGGAAAAGGCAGTGTTCATTGTAAAAAGTCAGTTCAACCGGATACATCTCTTTAGTGTCATACTAAAGCCGTTATTATAGAGAGCCATttgtcatccaaatatctaaacgtgttattacatttttttgtatcagACTTAACAACAATAGTGCATGTCATGTTATGAACTACCATAGTTAAACACATAAAATGGATGCAGTTTCTATGAAAACTGCATACTCAGAGTGTTTTGCAATTGGATGCAATTCGCAGTTCTAGttgtttttgaatgtttttgttttgtttgcaaTCACAGACATACAAATCAAATGATCAAACGTGAAAGTATTTGAACAGTTATATATGTACAGTTTAGATGTGAACAGTTTTCCAggttttgtttatcttttccTTATATCAACGTAAGCATAACCAGGGATTTAGTAAGaccaatatatatatcttagaCAGCTGTATAGCTTAATgcaaattcaaattaatttgaaaaaggaattcaaacattaaaaagtGACTATCCGACTTCAGTCTTATTTGATAATTCTAGCATATTTAACCTATTAATTAAATCCTTAAATTcaacagcaataaaacaaattaccaAACAGCCCGACACTCTGTAGAATCAATGTATGATGAAGCGAgctttatagttttaaaaaattccaAGTTTATTTAAAGATGGCTATctgaatttaattaaaaaacattatgaaaGTTCTAGCTTTTTTAACCTATCAACTAAATCCTTTTGTTTGACGGCAATGAACCCAGCTACCGTATAACCTGGAATTTTGGAAGATCAATATATAATTCAGTTGAATGGGCTGATTCAGATTAGTCGCTAATAAGTTATAAAGCCAATACCGAGATAGGTTGAGACAGGCCAATGCTGGTTGCGACTGGTTGAGTCCGAGTCAAGACTAGTCGAGCAATTGTCGAGATCATTTCAGACTATGCTGAGATTTTTTACTACTGAATAAAACTTATAAAGTAAAGTCGAGATCAAAGTCTAGTACAGTTAGCTACAGAAGAGTAATGTGGAGATAATGTCGAGTCTTATTAAACAAAAGTGCTCGGCCTTACTGGTCAAGCACAAAATATGGTCTTTGCAGGCTCTGAGCAATTTTTTGtacatccaaataaaaatcCGTGTGAATGGAACACgtgaaaataaactcataagTCATAGAAgtgtataattttattaattgatatttgttcATATGTACGTTTTGAAACCGAGCAAAGctgatttgaaaattaataaaaattgtaataactTCTGTCTACCTACATATATTAACATGTTCATCAAGGTTGTTTTATTTCCATGTTTTAATTCCAACAAATATCTTTCACACATCTTTAAACCTTTTATAAACCGAGACAGCTGCTTCCGGATTTTCTGTTCCTTTATTATAAATACTATACACCTCTTAGACATAAACGTTGATTGAAATCTATTTAAAGATCACTCCCTGTTTTGGTAGTTATCATGTTTTATAGGTAGTGTTGGAgtgctgttttattttttattccttTCCTTAGTTTTGGTTGACATGACGTTTACAtttttgagaaatttgaataaaacctCGGTGACTTTTTATGTGACAATGATGCAACATTTGTTGgtgatgaaaaaaattgtatcttAAGCTGATTGTTACGttcttttgtaatttgttgCTTGAACTTTCATccttttgaatacatttttgggGTTTTAAAACAACATCTTTGGAACAAAACTGTCTAAGTTTGTACATGAACTGTATATTCCAAATTTAATTCATAACATCTTTGGTTAATTTCGCAACTTATCAAATCATCAGTAGTATCAAGAAAATGAAAAGTATTTTCCAAGACATTTAAAGTCAACAACAAACTCTTTATGAAACTATATCAATGTTATCTTGAGATCGCTATTTTTCTGTATAAAAGATacagaaattttgaaaacagattGACGATAGACGTTATATACTTGGTTGTCAACTTTGGACTTCTTTTTACCTGTACACTTGAGTATAATGACATGTTCAGTTACGTGAAATTTACCCTGTTTATTGTCATATCATCCATTGTACACTTGAGTATTGAGTATAATGACATGTTCAGTTACGTGAAATTTACCCTGTTTATTGTCATATCATCCATTGTACACTTGAGTATAATGACATGTTCAATTACGTGAAATTTACCCTGTTTATTGTCATATCATCCATTGTACACTTGAGTATAATGACATGTTCAGTTACGTGAAATTTACCCTGTTTATTGTCATATCATCCGTTGATCTTACTCGTGTTTCCTTTATTGCATTGTAATgaattgtaatgaaaaatactattatagatagtcTGCTGATGACGTTATGAAATcttgatttcaaaattgaaacacAAGATATATTGGATAGCACAAGACGCACACCCTGTCTGAGCATCTGTTATAGCTCTTTTTAAATGCAACAACATTCTTCATAAAGGACATCGGTGACCGAGTGGTCTCAGCAATTACTATTCCAATCACTAGCCAGaaaacactgaggttgtgagatGAACTCGACtgcaatcttaattgactaggtttgtcattttttatcgaaggtcggtggttttctcctGTAACTCAGGCCTCTTCCACCAATTAAAACTGGACACCACTAAATACCCCAAAAGCGGAGCTTTAAAGTGgcttttaaacacaaaaaatcaagtcaaatcaatttcttcatttttttaacctTGATTTGTATCTTTTGATgatatttatgttgttttaaaacCTGATTTTGTCCCTTATGTGAGCCATTCGACGCAGATTAATTATTCAAGTGATCAAACCTTAtgtgaactttgaaatttaaaaacgaCCTTAATAATCCAGTACTTTAAGTGACGTAGGAAGTGAAGGCTAAGGATGAATTCCattaattaaagttttacaGCTTAAACTTAGAAAAGGTCAAATTATAAAACACTTTATTTTCAAccacttttaaataaattaggTAAGTCATTGAAACACAcctatatttattcttttcaatGGTTTAGAGTAAAGgtatataattaagaaatattacatgggggcttgaatatatcgtgattttaccacgggtttgccctttatgacaaatattttacccagagcgatagcgaggggtaaaatatcggcaaaaagggacaacccgtggtaaaagctaaatatattcaagcccccatgattTTTTTCGATTCTGAtcggacaaatacggcaattcttttggatcgaagcgcccTAGGTGAAGCCATTAtgtgccgttcccataaataaacgcactattaaattgacgtaaaagaacggagcaaactgaataagTGACATTctcaaactatttacaataatatatttagATAGGTTTGGATGATTTTAAATGATAACTTTTCCAATTTGTCTTAAATGTATACAAACAATGACATACTAAAACATTTTAGCAtcatttgtttacgtttccttgttgtgatgatttacGGTTTCACAAgtgtgtattttcccgtaaaatgcttatactttgacgtcatcattctatgataGGGTagctaatttaaaaaaagcatatgacgtgggagtacgatcggaacagcccaagcaatttattcaattttaccacgggtgtgtactcaaagtgTTAGAAGGACGCCATATTAGAATAAAGTCCAAGGACCAATAAAAGATAACTTAAGTATAAGGAATCCGACGGGTAAGATTCAAGTATAAAAGCTGTTCGGTGTAACCTAaaactccatgttgaaggccgtaccttggtttattttttataaagtgttacttggattgagagttgtctcattggaactcataccaaATCTGCCTATATCTATCAAATGAGAGATATATGTTCCATATGAAGGCGATGCTCATCTATACAATATTTAGTTGATCGATGTCATTAAAtctcataaatatatatttcgaTGGAAGAGTAGACTGCAAGAATTATGATGCATCAGAACTGAcagtataaaattaaattttgaggTTATCCCCATTTGTCATTTCAAGTTTTTGTTCTCAACAGTCTACTGAAATAATGGTCAGTTTCAAAGTGTAGGTTAGACTTCAATGCAATGAAATATGTGTATGGAAAAGATAAGAGATAAAATTTGTAcaagacaattttattttttgttaaggTTTAAGGAATGATGTATCCTATAATGTACTTTAAGACATGTACTTTTTAAACCATGCCTTTGATGTCTGCGAGCATCTTTGCTAATATTACAcagaaaatatgaatgaattaaAGATGAAtacgaatttttttttcttcagaatatatttaattcaatagtcaaaacaaaaacacatgtaCAATGAATCTgttacaatatacaaacatataaaaataacgtTAGGATATTGGTGGTAACTTTACAGGTATGCCTTTTATGCCAGTCTTCACTATTATTTTGTCAACATCTGAAACACAGTGCTGCAAATGGTCTTTTCTCgatttcaaacaattttcactttttaaattgttcaatgTTGTTTTGCTAGTTAAAGTCGTAAGAAACTGTTTGTTCGTGCTGGCAGTTTGGTTatcgtttatatttatatacaactgatttttatcatcaTTAAAATGCTTCTAATTTTGTTTGCCTTTACGAAACTCTTCAATATGTCCTTCCATTGTATTGCCGTTTTCATTTTCTTCATGAATCAAATTACAAACGATACCAGATTGATAAGAATAAGATTTGGATTTGCGCTTAGGCAAAAGTTTGACTTTATTTGGATGACCTGATGCAAACGAATCGGATGCTCGTCGATGAATATTGTCTAAAGTACCGGTAACTATTGATTTACTGTCATTGCTATGTGAGATTTCATGATATAACATGTGATATTCATTTACCTGCTGCAAACCATGATTGTGACGGTTATTTTCAGTGACTTGTGTGTCATGTTGTGATCTCAAATACTTTCTCAAAATGCTTCTATATCTAGGCCATATATTTCTTCTGATGAAATAATACGTATTTCGTCCTTCATCATCAAGTATGTTTGGATCTGCACCGTTGTCTAATAACAGTTGAATGATATCAGTTGCCAAAACATGACGTACAGCATACATTAATGCAGTGCGACCCTTCATATCCTGGGCATTTACTTTAGCACCACCTTTTATAAGAAGATTGATTAGCGTAATCATGGAATCGTTATCATCGTTTTGAAGCAGAAAACTACATGCCACAATCAATGGTGTTTTGCCATCATATCCTTTAAAGTTAACATCTACTCCTCCATCAAGAAGTAATTTGACAAGTTTTGTCTTCCTTTGTGCCACAGCTTTTAGGATCATCTCTTTATCCTGaaactaaaaaatatgaaaaacattatattaaaacatttataaaacgagtataaatattaaattaaaactcTTTATGAAACTATATCAATGTTATCTTGAGATCGCTATTTTTCTGTATAAAACATacagaaattttgaaaacagattGACGATAGACGTTATATACTTGGTTGTCAACTTTGGACTTCTTTTTACCTGTACACTTGAGTATAATGACATGTTCAATTACGTGAAATTTACCCTGTTTATTGTCATATCATCCATTGTACACTTGAGTATAATGACATGTTCAATTACGCGAAATTTACCCTGTTTATTGTCATATCATCCATTGTACACTTGAGTATAATGACATGTTCAATTACGTGAAATTTACCCTGTTTATTGTCATATCATGAATTGATCTTACTCTTGTTTCCTTATTgcattgtaatgaaaaatacaattatagatAGTCTGCTGATGAcgttatgaaatttattttaaaattgatacacaAGATATATTGGATAGCATAAGACGCACACCCTGTCTGAGCATCTGTTATAGCTCTTTTTAAATGCAACAAAATTCTTCATAAAGGGCATCGGTGACCGAGTGGTCTCAGCAATTACTATTCCAATCACTAGCCAGAAAACACTGAGGTTGTGGAATGaactcgactccaatcttaattgactaggattgtcatttttaaatcaaattacaaaCGATACCAGATTTATAAGAATAAGATTTGCATTTGCGCTTAGGCAAAAGTTTGACTTTATTTGGATGACCTGATGCAAACAAATCGGATGCTCGTCGATGAATATTGTCTAAAGTACCGGTAACTATTGATTTACTGTCATTGCTATGTGAGATTTCATGATATAACATGTGATATTCATTTACCTGCTGCAAACCATGATTGTGACGGTTATTTTCAGTGACTTGTGTGTCATGTTGTGATCTCAAATACTTTCTCAAAATGCTTTTATATCTAGGCCATATATTTCTTCTGATGAAATAATACGTATTTCGTCCTTCGTCATCAAGTATGTTTGGATCTGCACCGTTGTCTAATAACAGTTGAATGATATCAGTTGCCAAAACATGACGTACAGCATACATTAATGCAGTGCGACCCTTCTTATCCTGGGCATTTACGTTAGCACCACCTTTTATAAGAAGATTGATAAGTGTAATCATGGAATCGCTATCCTCGTTTTGATGCAGAAAACTACATGCCACAATCAATGGTGTTTTGCCATCATATCCTTTAAAGTTAACATCTACTCCTCCATCAAGAAgtaatttgacaagttttatCTTCCTTTGTGCCACAGCTTTTAGGATCATCTCTTTATCCTGACactaaaaaatatgaaaaacattatattaaaacatttataatacgagtataaatattaaataccgATTTCCAATGTTTAAGATTGAAAAAGTTTTACCCaagtttatcaggtcaaaaaataaagatatcaagaaaaaaagttaagagAAATCCAATTGGACCTACCTGATCCATCTCAATGTTCATCAAATAGATTTTCCATTAACAAATGTTCTTTTAAATGCCATGGCAGTTATCACTTAATATTGTTTCCACGCCTATGATAATTGATCAGCCAATAAGATTACTCGACGTTAATTAAATCTTCACACTCTCCCGTAGAATTATTTTAGTTATCATATGTAAAAACCAGTGTATATTAAGgaaatatgtatgtatatattacaAAACTAATATTAACagtatattatttaatatacacAACCTACgcttttaaaataaactatcaaaCAACAATATCGATACACTATAATGCCTACATCATGATTCTACACTGAATCTGAGATTAAAAGGtaacaaaaaaaagacaacgTTCAAAATGCAAAGATTGAGCAGGCCATGCATATGTCAATAACTCATATTCTCTTTCACTCTAAAATGACAGCTGAACTAAAATACAGTctcaaaaatttaaagattGCGAATTTGTCTTCCACAAAAACATAAATCTCGTCGCAACATGTCCCTAACAACTACAACGTTTGATGCAAACAGATAAAATCTATTTGGATTGGTTGAGTAGATGATAATGCACGCGTGTGCCTtgtaatatatacaatttagtcctggtatctatgatgagtttatttgcaacctAACGATTAGACTATTGCGATAAAAACCTTCCACACATGatttattttgcattatttCCGATAATATCTGTTAGGAATTGTCAAACGTACAAACCACTGTTAAATGCATTCATCATAGATAAATATGAGTATGATATGTTCATAGAGCTGTGTAACCTCATAATATATGACATTAAAATATCCCGATTAGTTTCCCGGATTtattatattctattttattttttggcattGAGGTTATGTTCGCAATCGTTTAAAATAATTTGGGTGtcacttttaaaattgaaactgtCATTCAAGATCTTGACAATTGTTCATACAATTTATTTTCGCGTCGAGAAAAGATACTTGAGAATTATTTGATGAGGGAAATAAGTTTCCCAACACCACAAAGTTATATACTTTTGTTAAATCgtatcaaaatggtcaattatgtataaaaatacaCAACCGAAGTTCATTTGACCACACAGCTGATTACAACCTTCATCGGTtttaaaattgaagagcatCACTTTTGGTATGTCTATACAAcaaaaagtcgaaaataaactgctGTTTCCGGACAGTTTACTGCAATAGAACATTTACATATCAACAGATACCAGAGATGTTATTATCATTTCCTGCTGTATTCGTGGTCATCTTTtagaatatacatttgtatttatattgtaggcTGTTTTTGTTGAGAAATTGATACCCCTATTTCCCTATATAAGcagtcaaatttactgaaaaatcaaattcatttttttatacataataacccaatatgacttttaaaaatgtcatttccCAACAAAACAAGGtgcaaacaatacaaaaacaattttatctcAAAAAGGTTGTTGAACAAAATTGCTAAGTTCCGCCTGGTTTTCTCTGGCATTGCTTCTTAATTAATTGGGAATGTAAATCTTCATAGATTGAAGATGATGAGGCATATATTTAGAGtacaaaaaaaattcttacgCCATCGCATTTTTTCATACTGTGAAGGTGCAAATCTATTTTCCcaatttgaataatttgtttccaaaataaaaaaatagtatacgAGTAATGAAGCGAATTTGACTAGAAAACTAAAATATCTCAAAAGactttacaaaaaagaaaacacaaaattgaGTAAAGGGGGCTCGCGgatctaaatcatttttttttatttaatataggatttctctatatttttcttttaagggCATATCCAACAGTTTCAGGGGAGGTAATAACAAACGTAAACGTTGTCTATTGTTTCCCATAATTTAACGTTGTTTCAACGACGTCATAACGGAATCACCATTGGAATTGTTATGGCCGTCTGGAAAGGGCGGgttcttttattaaagaaaagGGCACGGCAGAAATCGGAAAAAAACTCATACAGATTATTTAATAACAGAAATAGAACTAAAGGcaaatctttaaaattatcTGTGTTGTTTAAGTCTATTATAAAAGAGCCgcaattattttgataattatagaCCATACTCACTTAAGTTTCCGTTTTATTGAAACTATCTTCAATGCAGTAGAGAACAACGAGAACTGATTTATTATTGCATGATAATGcaaattgtaattaattttttaccaaacttttcCGAGATTTTGTCATTCAGGATAGAAAACTCAAAGTTTGGTTTTACTTATgacagatgaaaaaaaaatggtttcttGAGAAAAATACGATATGcgtaaactaaaaatataaaaacataaaaacaaaattgaaaaaggaacacattgtaatatataaacTGACATACAAGTAGAAAATATCTGACGATTTTGATGTTTACTTATGTATGaggaaacaaatataatttagcaaaaaaaaaaccggtGTAGGTCTTAATGTAGGTCTTGCCTAATTAGACACGCTCTCATAAAATCAGCGGGTCCATAACAAGATAGGAAAAAAACGGCCATCGAAATACCATATTCGACATTggggaaaaaaggggggtgctAATAGCTTAACTCAAGATTTTGATCCTATTCAAATTTATTCTAGTACGTCATATGTTTTACCGCTAGCAaactttttatcataataatGTATCAATGATTTACTTCAGATCTACTTTCGCCTCGTCCTAAATATGCgtgatatatttgccactggagcACGGGAGCAATCAATTTATCAGATTCATATAGTGATGCATAATCATCAGTTTCCGACGGATAATTGTCTCAAACAGTTTTCCAGTTTtggtactttatttttatttatattttgttttttaaaaacgaaaattttagattttctttCCGCATCTTTCTCtttcaatattcatttgtttgaataatcaaaaataatatGATAGTCTTCATCAGTGGTTACATTGTATGCAGTCAAACTAGGTACAGGGCAGTAGAAC
Proteins encoded:
- the LOC134705873 gene encoding ankyrin repeat domain-containing protein 50-like, which encodes MDQCQDKEMMLKAVAQRKIKLIKLLLDGGVDVNFQGYDGKTPLIVACSFLHQNEETDSMIMPIYLLIKGGANINAQDMKGRSALMYAVRHVLETDIIQMLLDNGADPNILDDEGRKTYYYIRRNIWPRYKSILRKYLKSQHDTNITENHHYTHDLQTCQDKEMILKAVAQRKIKLVKLLLDGGVDVNFKGYDGKTPLIVACSFLHQNEDSDSMITLINLLIKGGANVNAQDKKGRTALMYAVRHVLATDIIQLLLDNGADPNILDDEGRNTYYFIRRNIWPRYKSILRKYLRSQHDTQVTENNRHNHGLQQFQDKEMILKAVAQRKTKLVKLLLDGGVDVNFKGYDGKTPLIVACSFLLQNDDNDSMITLINLLIKGGAKVNAQDMKGRTALMYAVRHVLATDIIQLLLDNGADPNILDDEGRNTYYFIRRNIWPRYRSILRKYLRSQHDTQVTENNRHNHGLQQVNEYHMLYHEISHSNDSKSIVTGTLDNIHRRASDSFASGHPNKVKLLPKRKSKSYSYQSGIVCNLIHEENENGNTMEGHIEEFRKGKQN